The following are encoded in a window of Cervus canadensis isolate Bull #8, Minnesota chromosome 11, ASM1932006v1, whole genome shotgun sequence genomic DNA:
- the MDK gene encoding midkine isoform X2: MPEVPAHKGMQRRSFLLLALLALLALTSAVAKKKDKVKKGGPGSECAEWTWGPCTPSSKDCGVGFREGTCGAQTQRIRCRVPCNWKKEFGADCKYKFETWGACDGTGTKARQGTLKKARYNAQCQETIRVTKPCSPKTKAKAKAKKGKEKD, from the exons ATGCCCGAGGTCCCGGCTCACAAGGG GATGCAGCGCCGAAGCTTCCTCCTCCTCGCCCTCCTCGCCCTCCTGGCGCTCACCTCCGCGGTGGCCAAAAAGAAAG ACAAAGTGAAGAAGGGAGGCCCGGGGAGCGAGTGCGCCGAGTGGACCTGGGGGCCCTGCACCCCCAGCAGCAAGGACTGCGGCGTGGGATTCCGCGAGGGCACCTGCGGGGCCCAGACGCAGCGCATCCGGTGCCGGGTGCCCTGTAACTGGAAGAAGGAATTTGGAG CCGACTGCAAGTACAAGTTTGAGACCTGGGGGGCGTGTGATGGCACAGGCACCAAAGCCCGCCAGGGGACCCTGAAGAAGGCGCGGTACAATGCCCAGTGCCAGGAGACCATCCGGGTGACCAAGCCCTGCAGCCCCAAGACCAAAGCCAAGGCCAAAG
- the MDK gene encoding midkine isoform X4, with translation MQRRSFLLLALLALLALTSAVAKKKDKVKKGGPGSECAEWTWGPCTPSSKDCGVGFREGTCGAQTQRIRCRVPCNWKKEFGADCKYKFETWGACDGTGTKARQGTLKKARYNAQCQETIRVTKPCSPKTKAKAKAKKGKEKD, from the exons ATGCAGCGCCGAAGCTTCCTCCTCCTCGCCCTCCTCGCCCTCCTGGCGCTCACCTCCGCGGTGGCCAAAAAGAAAG ACAAAGTGAAGAAGGGAGGCCCGGGGAGCGAGTGCGCCGAGTGGACCTGGGGGCCCTGCACCCCCAGCAGCAAGGACTGCGGCGTGGGATTCCGCGAGGGCACCTGCGGGGCCCAGACGCAGCGCATCCGGTGCCGGGTGCCCTGTAACTGGAAGAAGGAATTTGGAG CCGACTGCAAGTACAAGTTTGAGACCTGGGGGGCGTGTGATGGCACAGGCACCAAAGCCCGCCAGGGGACCCTGAAGAAGGCGCGGTACAATGCCCAGTGCCAGGAGACCATCCGGGTGACCAAGCCCTGCAGCCCCAAGACCAAAGCCAAGGCCAAAG